The DNA window CAATAACAGTAACAGACcaccccccaccaccacccccctaggaaaataaaaaataaattaattatatcCTAACAGACGGGCTGTCTGGGACGAGAGAATTGCAAAAACAATCCCCACCCCAACAgggagagtgtgtgtgtgtatggaggagagggagagtgaggaggggggagagagggaaTGAGGCAgacagaggggagggaagaagggaggagggagcccACGCTCTGAGAAACATCACTCCATCTCTCTCACTCCACGGGAGCTGAGCAAGGAGCAGAACGATGTTTGACAACACGCAGTACCCCTATAACTGCTTTAATTATGATGGCGATGATTATCCTACCTGTAGTTCTGACGAAGAGAAGAAATTCACCAGACCGGCGTATAGGTAAGAGGAAGTTTCTCCAAGTCCCCCAGCTTTGGGGAGGGTTTTTGAGCTGTGGGATGGTGAGATTGGAGTGTGTGAGGCAGTGGGGCTCCTCATCCCAAATGTGTGTGGTGGGGTTGGGTCTATGGTGGGTACATTTCCCCCTTCCTGTGCTTGTAGTGCTCACAGTTTGTTTTGTCTCATGTGGGGGTCACAGTGCTGAGCTCAAAGGATCTTTTCTGACCTCCTGGAGCCCCAGGAGAAGAGGACTGAGATGTGCAGCATGCCAGCAGGGGAGTGGGATGTAGATAGTGCTCAGTGTGGTGGTGGGAAGATGCGCGGTAGGTGCTGTTGGGGCAGCTGAGGTCCATTCCTTGACCAGGCAAGGCTCTGGTGAGGAATATCTCTGCAGCCTTTTGGCTCACAGAAACTTTTCTGATGGGGTTTATGAGGAGGGTGATCTTCCTTTAACCCTTTGGGACTCAATTGCTTGGAAGTGCTGCCTGCTTCTTGTGCTGGTTACTGCAGTGACCACGCTCAGGGCTCATCCTGGGGCATCTCGGGTCAGTGTGCAGGAAAGGAGAACTTTTGGAAGCAGAATCATGGACACACACAGACCTGTGTGGTCCTAATAACAGAGTGTGGGGGTTAGGTGATGGTGTAACtgcaagttttcctttttttcagctACATTGCCTTAATTGCAATGGCCATCCAGCAAAGTCCTTCAAATAAAGTCACTCTCTCTGGCATTTATGACTTCATTATGAAGAAATTTCCTTACTACAGATCAAATCAAAGAGCCTGGCAGAACTCCATCCGGCATAACTTATCACTAAACAGTTGTTTTGTAAAGGTAAGACCTGTAACTGTGCATTTACTTACAAACTGTGCATGGCTAAAAAAAACTATGCAGGAATAGTCTCATCACTAGGAAGGAAGGCAAAAGAACCGCTGAGCCACAAATCACTTAAATCTCCCTAAGCTGTCAATTACAGAGATAAAGAGTATATCCCTGTCTGATGCGTGCTAATAGATAACAAACAGAAGAGGCTAGAGTTTGCATCCTATTCATGCAATGAAACAGAATAGGCTTAAAAGTCTTGTCATATGTGTTTACACCATTCTTGAATGTAAATGAATGCAGATGTTAAGCAGCAACATCTGTAACGCATACAAATACTGAACTgcctttaaataaatacaggttcccagaacagaagggaatgagaaggggaaaggaaactATTGGAGCTTTGCAACGGGATGCGAATCCATGCTGGATCTCTTTGAAAATGGGAATTACCGGAGAAGACGGAGGAGAAGGAATATGAAAAAGGAACATAAAGAGCAGAGATCAAGCAGAGGGAAAGGGTCTTCGTCCCCTGATACATCTCCTACGGACACTGCTTTAAACAGTGCTTCCTCTTCTGAAAGCATACATGAAAGAATTGGCTCAGAACCAAGACTACTGGAGCCCCGTGGGTTTGCTCcaaacagcacagccagcaggcagAGCCTGAGCAGCTCCTCCTTAGCAAAATCggattctgaaataaaattcagcatCGATTACATTCTTTCAGCCCCCGACCCTTTGCCTGTCCTGAGATCTCAGTATaatatgcaagaaaataaatatcaccTACTGGAGGCCCAGCAGATCAATCTCCAGCTCTGGACAATGTGAAGTTATTCGTGGTATCAAAGTCCAGGTTGCAGTACAGGCTGCCATCGCTGCCATCAGCCgtctgcctcctcctcctaAGCAGCACTCAGAAGGGGTTACCCCTTCTCCATCTGTACCCAAagaactgtgctgtgcttgaaGTGCAAATAACTGTCACCAGTATCAGTTTTTGCCATGCTGAAATTCATCATAACCCcgctttgttttctgaactaTCACAGACACCATCTACCACCACAAAGAGTTTCCTTCTTCAAGCAGAATCTGACAGAAGAGACTTGCTCCCCAGCCCAGCGCTTTCTTAGAGACAAAGTGAATTTGATTCCACTTTCACTGGTGGAAATTTGGGTTAATTCCACTGAAATGTATGGCTCAGCTCTTGAGCTGATCCACAACGGTGTCATTCTGTCCATTTACACTGGCTAAGAATGTAAAGGCTTGGGGGTGGGGAtttgtttccttaaaaatgaatcacagaaaatcAGTCTTCTATGAATTTTGATTTTAGCATCATGTCCCAAATTGCTGTGTACTAACGCAGCTTTTATCCATTGTTATTTAGCAAATATAGCTGTTAATACGTGCTTAAGGTATATTTTTGTTGACGTTCAGAGCAGAATTGTTCCAGCTGTAGAAGCTGTGTTCAGGCTAACCACATGAATGCTGGTTGTGAGGCTGTTGAATACTGGCAGACACCAATAGATGATGTGACAGAGGTGTGGGGTCTCCTCATaccttcatttaaaaacagaagttccCCTCTCCCCTTGCACTACCAGCAAATGTCTCCAGGGCTGCAGGAAAGCCCTTGGTCACATTTTGTTTAACAAGTATGAAGAAAGACCTGGGGCTGCAAGAAGCTGCATTCTGCGTCAGCCAAAGCCAGAATTCCACCTACCTGCTCTGAGACAAGTTGTATATTCCTACTAAAAAGATTTATATTGATCCTTCTTGCTAGCAATTGATAAAGTGGTACCTGATGGGATTTCAGGAAAGCTGGTGAGATGAAGATTGTACGGAGAGCAACATTAGCTCCCCATCTCCATTCCAAATGAAAGCCATTCCAGCACCATCTACACACTGTGGGATGTTTCAGAACAGAACCTGAAGGACAACGCTGAGCTCTACATGACATTTAGGAACTGGTTTTTATGTAAGTTGTCCAATAAGAAACTTCCTGGTACTGAATGGCAGCATCAGCAGAGATGCCACAAAGCCTTGGTTTTGGCTTGGCAACCGGAAAAATAGCCTaaggaaggcaaaaaaacaGCCAAGGATTCTGGTGGTTTTAAGCAGTTATGTAGAGAGATAAAGTTATCTTTGCAACATGAACAAAATGAAGGTATACAAGATAAGACTGAGCAAATTGCTCTAGAGGTATGCTCAGGCATGACTTGAATTTTTATGCAGAAGCTTTGACATTTCACTAAGTTATTTTACATTGTGTCTAATATATATTGTACATTTATACTATAAATTCTTATATATTGTTATTGAGAAAGGGAGCGATATCACTGCACTTAAATGTTGTAAAAATGCATGATGTAtgtagctgtgctgctggaagtcCTGCCGCTTACTCACAATTCACCATCAGCAATATTTCACACTGATTGGTaataaatgcttgttttttggGGTGGAAAAGTAGACAACTTGCTGTCT is part of the Coturnix japonica isolate 7356 chromosome 14, Coturnix japonica 2.1, whole genome shotgun sequence genome and encodes:
- the FOXL3 gene encoding forkhead box L1-like, with amino-acid sequence MFDNTQYPYNCFNYDGDDYPTCSSDEEKKFTRPAYSYIALIAMAIQQSPSNKVTLSGIYDFIMKKFPYYRSNQRAWQNSIRHNLSLNSCFVKVPRTEGNEKGKGNYWSFATGCESMLDLFENGNYRRRRRRRNMKKEHKEQRSSRGKGSSSPDTSPTDTALNSASSSESIHERIGSEPRLLEPRGFAPNSTASRQSLSSSSLAKSDSEIKFSIDYILSAPDPLPVLRSQYNMQENKYHLLEAQQINLQLWTM